The following coding sequences are from one Streptobacillus canis window:
- the purB gene encoding adenylosuccinate lyase, which produces MDKYVNPLCERYASEEMQYIFSPDFKFSTWRKLWVNLAKSEKELGLDFITDEMIKEMEENVYNIDYALAAKYEKDLKHDVMAHVHTFGDLVPNARKIIHLGATSAYVGDNTDIIQIKEGLLLVRKKLVSVIERMSKFADMYKGLPTLGFTHFQAAQLTTVGKRASLWIQSLVYDLEELEFRLENLKFRGAKGTTGTQASYKELFNDYEKVKKLDKLVTEKAGFKVKQTLSSQTYDRKQDSQILQFLSNIAQSAHKITNDFRILQHLKEIEEPFGKKQIGSSAMAYKRNPMRSERVASLAKFVMANGHNGELVAATQWFERTLDDSADKRLSVPQSFLAIDGILILLLNIFENTVVYEKIIKRNLDKELPFMATENIIMKAVENGMDRQDVHEIIRELSMEAARNVKLEGLDNNLIELIKKDGRLDIIKDEIDSILEAERFIGYSKEQVEEFLNNDVKPILERYSDEIINSQTEIDK; this is translated from the coding sequence ATGGATAAATACGTGAATCCGTTATGCGAAAGATATGCAAGTGAAGAAATGCAATACATTTTTTCTCCAGATTTTAAATTTTCAACTTGGAGAAAATTATGGGTTAATCTTGCAAAATCAGAAAAAGAATTAGGTCTTGATTTCATTACTGATGAAATGATCAAAGAAATGGAAGAAAATGTTTACAATATTGATTATGCTTTAGCTGCTAAATATGAAAAAGATTTAAAGCATGATGTTATGGCGCATGTACATACTTTTGGAGACTTAGTTCCAAACGCTAGAAAAATTATTCACCTTGGAGCAACTAGTGCCTATGTAGGAGATAATACAGATATTATACAAATTAAAGAAGGACTTTTACTTGTTAGAAAAAAATTAGTTTCTGTTATAGAAAGAATGTCTAAATTTGCTGACATGTATAAAGGATTGCCTACTTTAGGATTCACACATTTCCAAGCTGCTCAACTTACTACAGTAGGAAAAAGAGCATCTTTATGGATACAATCTTTAGTTTATGATCTAGAAGAACTAGAATTTAGATTAGAAAACTTAAAGTTCAGAGGAGCTAAAGGTACTACAGGTACTCAAGCAAGCTACAAAGAACTATTTAATGATTATGAAAAAGTTAAAAAATTAGATAAATTAGTTACAGAAAAAGCTGGATTTAAAGTAAAACAAACACTTTCTTCTCAAACTTATGATAGAAAACAAGATTCACAAATCTTACAATTTCTATCAAATATAGCTCAAAGTGCACATAAAATTACTAATGACTTTAGAATTTTACAACACTTAAAAGAAATAGAAGAACCATTTGGAAAAAAACAAATAGGATCTTCAGCTATGGCATATAAGAGAAATCCTATGAGAAGTGAGAGAGTAGCATCACTTGCTAAATTTGTTATGGCAAATGGTCATAATGGAGAATTAGTAGCTGCAACTCAATGGTTTGAAAGAACATTAGATGATTCAGCAGATAAAAGATTATCAGTTCCTCAAAGCTTCTTAGCTATAGATGGAATATTAATCCTATTATTAAATATTTTTGAAAATACAGTAGTATATGAAAAAATTATAAAAAGAAATCTTGATAAAGAATTACCATTTATGGCAACAGAAAACATTATCATGAAAGCTGTTGAAAATGGTATGGATAGACAAGATGTACATGAAATTATTAGAGAACTATCTATGGAAGCTGCAAGAAATGTAAAACTTGAAGGATTAGATAATAACTTAATTGAATTAATCAAAAAAGATGGAAGATTAGATATTATTAAAGATGAAATAGATAGCATATTAGAAGCAGAAAGATTTATAGGATATTCAAAAGAACAAGTTGAAGAATTCTTAAATAATGATGTTAAACCAATCTTAGAAAGATACAGTGACGAAATAATAAACTCACAAAC
- a CDS encoding adenylosuccinate synthase: MKKYNTYVVVGTQWGDEGKGKIIDVLSPDADYVVRYQGGNNAGHTVIVGEDKFILHLLPSGVINNKGKCIIGSGVVVDIDVLLDEISKLESRGKDLSNLYVDERTHIIMPYHISIDKAKEEALGENKIGTTQRGIGPCYNDKISRNGIRMGDLLDFDRFKDKLEWNIKEKNDILEKYGYPTFSFEEILAKYRVLADKMRDRIIDSVFEINQAVVEGKKVLFEGAQALMLDIDYGTYPYVTTSSPTAGGACVGSGVSPNKINRVLGVMKAYTTRVGEGPFPTELNNEIGENLRAVGYEFGATTGRPRRCGWLDLVVGKYATLINGLTDIVLTKLDVLTGLETIKVAIAYDINGKIYQTYPGNLRKSQEIEIVYKEFPGWTEDITRVKNYEDLPENCKRYVEFIEGYLETPISLISVGPSREQNIYRGEF; encoded by the coding sequence ATGAAAAAATACAACACTTATGTAGTAGTAGGAACTCAATGGGGAGATGAAGGAAAAGGTAAAATAATAGACGTTTTATCTCCAGATGCTGATTATGTAGTAAGATATCAAGGTGGAAACAATGCAGGTCATACTGTAATAGTTGGTGAGGATAAGTTCATATTACACTTACTTCCATCAGGAGTAATAAATAATAAAGGGAAATGTATAATTGGTTCAGGAGTAGTAGTAGATATAGATGTATTACTTGATGAAATATCTAAACTTGAATCAAGAGGTAAAGATTTAAGTAACCTATATGTAGATGAAAGAACACATATTATTATGCCTTATCATATATCTATAGATAAAGCAAAAGAAGAAGCTTTAGGGGAAAACAAAATAGGAACTACTCAAAGAGGAATAGGACCATGCTATAACGATAAAATCTCTAGAAATGGTATAAGAATGGGAGATTTATTAGACTTTGATAGATTTAAAGATAAACTTGAATGGAATATAAAAGAAAAAAATGACATATTAGAAAAATATGGATATCCAACATTCTCATTTGAAGAAATATTAGCAAAATATAGAGTACTTGCCGATAAAATGAGAGATAGAATAATAGATTCTGTATTTGAAATTAACCAAGCAGTAGTAGAAGGTAAAAAAGTACTATTTGAAGGTGCGCAAGCATTAATGTTAGATATAGATTATGGAACATACCCATATGTTACAACTTCTTCTCCAACAGCAGGTGGAGCATGTGTTGGTAGTGGAGTATCACCTAACAAAATTAATAGAGTATTAGGAGTTATGAAAGCTTATACAACTCGTGTAGGAGAAGGGCCTTTCCCTACAGAATTAAATAATGAAATAGGGGAAAACTTAAGAGCTGTAGGATATGAATTTGGAGCTACTACAGGAAGACCAAGAAGATGTGGGTGGTTAGATTTAGTTGTAGGTAAATATGCTACATTAATCAACGGATTAACAGATATAGTTTTAACTAAACTTGATGTATTAACTGGACTTGAAACTATTAAAGTTGCAATTGCATATGATATCAATGGTAAAATTTATCAAACTTACCCAGGAAACTTAAGAAAATCTCAAGAAATTGAAATAGTATATAAAGAGTTCCCAGGATGGACAGAAGATATCACTAGAGTTAAAAATTATGAAGACTTACCTGAAAATTGTAAGAGATATGTTGAATTTATTGAAGGTTACTTAGAAACTCCAATAAGTTTAATATCAGTAGGACCAAGTAGAGAACAAAATATTTATAGAGGTGAATTTTAA
- the hpt gene encoding hypoxanthine phosphoribosyltransferase, with product MNYKIEVALTEEEVAKRVKELADQISKDYEGQSVLLVGLLRGSAVFLADLARKIDYNKVELTLDFMDVSSYGNSMVSSREVRILKDLEEDVNNRHILIIEDIVDTGRTLSEVKKILLMRNPKSLKICTLLDKPERREVEIDVDYIGFKIPDFFVVGYGIDYAQKHRTLPFVGKVVEIK from the coding sequence ATGAATTACAAAATAGAAGTAGCACTTACTGAAGAAGAAGTAGCTAAAAGAGTTAAAGAATTAGCTGATCAAATCAGTAAAGATTATGAAGGTCAAAGTGTGCTTTTAGTTGGTTTACTAAGAGGTTCAGCAGTATTTTTAGCCGATTTAGCAAGAAAGATAGATTATAACAAGGTAGAATTAACATTAGATTTCATGGATGTTTCTAGTTATGGAAATTCTATGGTAAGTTCAAGAGAGGTTAGAATTTTAAAAGACTTAGAAGAAGATGTAAATAACAGACATATCTTAATAATTGAAGATATAGTTGATACTGGAAGAACATTAAGCGAAGTTAAGAAAATACTTTTAATGAGAAATCCAAAATCATTAAAAATTTGTACTTTACTTGATAAACCTGAAAGAAGAGAAGTTGAAATTGATGTAGACTATATAGGATTTAAAATACCTGATTTCTTTGTAGTAGGTTATGGTATAGATTATGCACAAAAACATAGAACTCTTCCATTTGTTGGAAAAGTAGTAGAAATAAAATAA
- the prfB gene encoding peptide chain release factor 2 (programmed frameshift), producing the protein MEEYELRKLIEEKSSDFNDIKEHLDLEKLNKELQEKEKLTLEEGFYKDQQNSQGVLKDISFLKERIGDITNLITLNDNVQILLDFYKQEEVTLEELEAETKEFVENLDKFKVKLLLSGKYDKNSAILTINAGAGGTESCDWVSMLYRMYDRWAMQNKFKVEILDILPGDEAGIKSVTLSIKGDYAYGYLDCEKGVHRLVRISPFDSNARRHTSFAAVNVTPEIEDDVEVNLKKEDLKIDTYRASGAGGQHVNTTDSAVRITHLPTGLVVTCQNERSQSKNLNSAMKVLRAKLFEIEMKNRESELKDLKGVESKIEWGSQIRSYVFQPYKLVKDHRTNYEEGNVDKVMDGDINAFIDEYLKIR; encoded by the exons ATGGAAGAATACGAATTAAGGAAATTAATAGAGGAAAAAAGCTCAGATTTTAATGATATAAAGGAGCATCTT GACCTTGAAAAATTAAATAAAGAATTACAAGAAAAAGAAAAACTTACATTAGAAGAAGGTTTCTATAAAGACCAACAAAATTCACAAGGTGTTTTAAAAGATATCTCTTTCTTAAAAGAGAGAATAGGAGATATTACTAACTTAATTACTTTAAATGACAATGTGCAAATTTTACTAGATTTCTATAAACAAGAAGAAGTTACTTTAGAAGAATTAGAAGCTGAAACTAAAGAATTTGTAGAAAATTTAGATAAATTTAAAGTAAAACTTTTATTAAGTGGTAAATATGATAAAAATTCAGCAATATTAACTATTAATGCAGGAGCAGGAGGAACTGAAAGTTGTGACTGGGTTTCTATGCTATATAGAATGTATGATAGATGGGCGATGCAGAATAAATTTAAAGTTGAGATACTTGATATATTACCTGGAGATGAAGCAGGAATAAAAAGTGTAACTTTATCAATTAAAGGTGATTATGCTTATGGATATCTTGATTGTGAAAAAGGTGTTCATAGATTAGTAAGAATTTCACCATTTGATTCAAATGCAAGAAGACATACTTCATTTGCTGCAGTAAATGTTACTCCAGAAATAGAAGATGATGTTGAAGTAAATTTAAAAAAAGAAGACTTAAAAATAGATACATATAGAGCTAGTGGAGCAGGAGGACAACATGTAAATACAACTGATTCTGCAGTTAGAATTACACATCTTCCAACAGGGTTAGTAGTAACATGTCAAAATGAAAGATCACAAAGTAAAAATTTAAATTCAGCTATGAAGGTATTAAGAGCTAAACTATTTGAAATTGAAATGAAAAATAGGGAAAGTGAATTAAAAGATTTAAAAGGTGTAGAATCTAAAATTGAATGGGGTTCACAAATTAGATCATATGTATTCCAACCATATAAGTTAGTAAAAGATCACAGAACTAACTATGAAGAAGGCAATGTTGATAAGGTTATGGATGGAGATATTAATGCATTTATAGATGAATACTTAAAGATAAGGTAG